Genomic window (Synechococcus sp. LA31):
TGACCTACAACAGTTCGCAAAAACAGTCGTTTGAGGCCCTGGCGCAACTGCCTCACTGTCCCTTGCGCGTCTCCCTCTATCACGTGTCGACGGCTGCCGATTGTGCTGGGCCCTTGGAGTCGGATGTTGCGCCCGAGATGCTGTGCAAGCAAGGGATCAAGCTTTGGGCCGACGGCTCCCCCTGGGTGGGCAACATCGCGCTCACATTCCCTTACCTCGATACGCCGGCTGTGCGAGCCGCTGGTATCAAGCCGGGGGTGCCGCAGGAGATGAATTATTCCCGTGAACAATTGGATCAGATTCTGGATCAACTAGCTGGCGATCGCCTTCAGTTTGATTTCCAGGATCAAAGCTCTATTTGCACGCAGAACTGGCAGATGGCCATTCATGTGAATGGTGATGCGGCCTTGGATGTGGTGCTGGATGCGTTTGAGGCGGCTCTCCAACGTCACAATCTGCTCGGCACAGATCACCGCTGGCGCTTGGAGCATCTCGGTGCAGCCAGGCCGGATCAGCTTCGACGGGCGGCTGGTCTTGGGGTGTATGCCTCAATGGGCCCATTCCAATTCCAGTACTGGGGAGATTTATTGGATGGCGAGATGTTTGAACCGGAGCAAGGATCCCAGTGGTGCCGCGTTAAAGATGCCACGGAGGCTGGCCTCAGGCCCTCGTATCACAACGATGGTTCGGTGAGCCCACCCTCACCTCTTGGCAACCTCAAAACGGTTGTCACACGCACCACACAGTCCGGCGCCCTGCATGGCCCTGAACAGCGGGTCAGTCTGGATCAAGCTCTGCGCGCACAAACGATTGATGCAGCCTTCATCCTGGGCCGTGAGCACGAGATTGGCTCGATTGAAGTTGGCAAGCTCGCTGATTTTGTTCAGCTTGATGTTGACCCCCACGATGTAGAGCCGATGCATCTCGAAGACGGGATCAGTGTGCAAGCGACCTGGCTGGGCGGTGAACGCCTTGACATTGCTGCCTTTGAGCGCGCGGCTGGGGTGAGCGACCCCGAGCCCCATCGCCATTTGGCCACGGCTGTGGTCAGACGGTGTTGCTGATCAAAACCTCCTTCTCAAGAGCCACCCGCAGCTTGCTTTGTTCTGATGACTGTCGCCATTGCTGATCTCATCATTCATGGGGGCTCCATCCTCACGATGGAGGAGTCCCAGCCCCGAGCCGAGGCGATCGCCATCGCCGGCGGTGAGATCTTGGCGGTGGGAGCTAAGGCGGATGTGATGGCTCACGCTGGGCCCAACACCCAGCAGCTGGATCTGGCGGGCCGCTCCTTGCTGCCTAGCTTCATTGACGCTCACGGTCACTTC
Coding sequences:
- a CDS encoding amidohydrolase, translating into MDPACPIATAVGVNPEGRIAAVGDLASCQRQLPDAEVIDLGSDVLLPGFVESHSHPVLSGVATQPPAYWIAPYVGYPTWTSVTDLFEKLQAEAPAGQALLFNGFDKLLHGAPPPTRDVLDRYFPDREALVVDNSGHGAYFNSAVIERMGWTQGPPPDPVGGSFGRHPDGTSNGQAFEAPPLMLLMEALMPDLVPHPLASAAQWYALMAGNGITTASEMTYNSSQKQSFEALAQLPHCPLRVSLYHVSTAADCAGPLESDVAPEMLCKQGIKLWADGSPWVGNIALTFPYLDTPAVRAAGIKPGVPQEMNYSREQLDQILDQLAGDRLQFDFQDQSSICTQNWQMAIHVNGDAALDVVLDAFEAALQRHNLLGTDHRWRLEHLGAARPDQLRRAAGLGVYASMGPFQFQYWGDLLDGEMFEPEQGSQWCRVKDATEAGLRPSYHNDGSVSPPSPLGNLKTVVTRTTQSGALHGPEQRVSLDQALRAQTIDAAFILGREHEIGSIEVGKLADFVQLDVDPHDVEPMHLEDGISVQATWLGGERLDIAAFERAAGVSDPEPHRHLATAVVRRCC